In Vibrio coralliilyticus, the following are encoded in one genomic region:
- a CDS encoding sensor domain-containing phosphodiesterase, whose translation MSKINTTNLVIPDEMTSGWQNIVDLLAEIVSVPTALIMRIYPQHIEVFSSNNNGNHPYRVGDSETLGQGLYCETVVNEQSQLIVPNAEIDPAWQDNPDIKFGLLAYCGVPINWPNGDTFGTICVLDNKENHFSETYQQLIESFRDSIESQLKTLYQHEKLKHLNLELKSRVHTRTQDLVDLNYSLNQEIDKRRAAEQKIRYQQRHDLGTGFLNRSALEHEAEHFIKDVGISPSLQAAAIHIGFTNGRRIQSKYGYSSWEDVLIQYRERLGDLSQYQILTARPTSTNLVLLIESSQLDVDLNILSHLLVEVSQSEFDIDGDILHLNAYIGISTTNDTLCPKNLLKYASEAMQSCKDSGHKFSYYSQAIADIQKHINQMESYLLQAVRNDDLLLYFQPKVSPTTHKWTGAEALLRWRHPILGDISNETLIHMAEQNGLIFEVGSFVLQAAIQKAADWMEHVDDFKIAVNISAIQLKNPHFIEQVEDLLNAYQLPAKFLELEITESGLIDDEVTARNTLLALNNLGVTLSLDDFGTGYSSFNYLKKFPFDAIKVDRSFVQQLDDSEEDKEIVRSIIHVAKKLNLTVTVEGIESESQESFIIKEGCEYGQGYFYGKPMPCDEFETSLLSQNYPSHTNMTYQ comes from the coding sequence ATGTCAAAAATCAATACTACAAACTTGGTCATTCCTGACGAAATGACCAGTGGTTGGCAAAATATTGTCGACTTGCTCGCAGAGATTGTGTCAGTACCCACCGCATTGATCATGCGTATTTACCCACAACATATTGAAGTTTTTTCGTCAAATAACAACGGAAACCACCCTTATCGTGTGGGTGATTCAGAAACGCTGGGGCAAGGCCTGTACTGTGAAACCGTTGTCAATGAACAAAGTCAGCTTATTGTACCAAACGCTGAGATAGACCCTGCATGGCAAGACAATCCAGACATCAAGTTTGGACTGCTGGCTTACTGTGGTGTTCCTATTAACTGGCCGAATGGCGATACTTTTGGCACCATCTGTGTACTCGACAATAAAGAAAACCACTTTTCTGAGACCTATCAGCAATTGATAGAAAGTTTTCGTGACTCTATCGAATCACAGCTAAAAACACTCTATCAGCATGAAAAGCTAAAACACCTCAACTTAGAGCTCAAATCAAGAGTACATACTCGCACTCAGGATCTTGTAGATCTCAACTACTCTCTGAATCAAGAGATAGATAAACGGCGCGCCGCTGAACAAAAAATTCGCTACCAGCAAAGACATGACTTGGGTACTGGCTTTTTAAACCGTTCCGCACTTGAGCATGAAGCGGAACACTTTATTAAAGATGTGGGAATCAGCCCTTCGTTACAGGCGGCAGCTATCCATATTGGTTTTACCAATGGTCGCAGAATCCAGTCAAAATATGGCTACAGTTCATGGGAAGATGTATTAATTCAATACCGAGAAAGGCTGGGTGATTTAAGCCAGTATCAGATTCTAACCGCTCGCCCCACTTCCACCAATTTAGTATTACTGATTGAGTCATCTCAGCTCGACGTTGACTTAAACATTCTCAGCCATCTACTAGTCGAAGTTAGTCAATCTGAATTTGATATTGATGGCGATATTCTTCACCTTAATGCGTATATTGGAATCAGCACAACCAACGACACACTTTGCCCAAAGAACTTACTAAAGTACGCTTCTGAAGCGATGCAATCGTGTAAAGATTCAGGGCATAAATTCAGTTACTACTCACAAGCGATCGCTGATATTCAGAAGCACATAAATCAGATGGAAAGCTATTTATTGCAAGCAGTACGTAATGATGATTTATTGCTCTACTTCCAACCGAAAGTGTCACCGACGACACATAAATGGACAGGCGCTGAAGCTCTACTGAGGTGGCGTCACCCTATTCTGGGTGATATTTCCAATGAAACTCTTATCCATATGGCCGAGCAAAACGGGCTAATCTTTGAAGTTGGCAGTTTCGTACTTCAAGCCGCTATTCAAAAAGCCGCTGATTGGATGGAACATGTGGACGATTTTAAAATCGCCGTTAATATTTCAGCGATACAGCTTAAAAACCCGCATTTTATCGAGCAAGTTGAAGATCTGCTCAACGCCTACCAGCTACCAGCTAAGTTTCTAGAACTTGAGATCACTGAGAGTGGTTTAATTGATGATGAAGTCACTGCGCGAAATACTTTACTTGCTCTGAATAATCTAGGTGTAACGCTGTCGCTCGATGATTTTGGAACTGGTTATTCTTCCTTTAATTATTTGAAAAAGTTTCCATTTGACGCGATTAAAGTTGATAGAAGCTTTGTTCAGCAATTGGACGACAGTGAGGAAGATAAAGAAATTGTCAGGTCAATCATTCATGTTGCCAAAAAGCTCAACTTAACCGTCACCGTTGAAGGTATAGAGAGCGAAAGTCAAGAGAGCTTTATCATTAAAGAAGGCTGTGAATATGGGCAAGGTTACTTCTATGGCAAACCTATGCCATGCGATGAGTTTGAAACCAGTTTGCTCAGCCAAAATTACCCCAGTCATACCAACATGACTTATCAGTAG
- a CDS encoding GDSL-type esterase/lipase family protein, with protein MFRLLSFVFVLFFVNPASATKLLILGDSLSAGYQMPIEKAWPTLLPDIMSKKGKNLTVINGSISGDTTGNGLARLPKLLKEHQPDSVLIELGANDGLRGFPPSLIQNNLTQLINMVRDEGSEPLLMQIHVLPNYGKRYTQAFSELYPATAERLDVPLLPFFLEGVITKPEWMMDDGLHPKDIAQPWIAEFVANELLNHL; from the coding sequence ATGTTTCGACTACTTTCCTTTGTATTTGTGCTTTTCTTCGTTAACCCAGCAAGTGCGACTAAACTCTTGATTTTAGGTGACAGTCTTAGTGCAGGCTATCAGATGCCAATCGAAAAAGCATGGCCTACATTGTTACCCGACATCATGTCTAAAAAAGGGAAAAATCTGACCGTTATTAACGGCAGTATTTCCGGTGACACTACAGGTAACGGCTTAGCTCGACTGCCCAAACTACTCAAAGAACACCAGCCAGACTCTGTTTTGATCGAGCTTGGTGCTAACGATGGTTTACGAGGCTTCCCACCAAGCCTGATTCAAAATAATTTAACTCAACTCATCAATATGGTACGTGATGAGGGTTCTGAACCTCTATTGATGCAAATTCACGTACTCCCTAATTATGGTAAGCGCTATACGCAGGCGTTCTCAGAGCTTTACCCTGCAACGGCTGAGCGACTTGACGTTCCCTTGCTTCCTTTCTTTTTGGAAGGAGTAATTACAAAACCGGAATGGATGATGGACGATGGCCTACACCCTAAGGACATCGCTCAACCATGGATTGCGGAATTTGTCGCCAATGAATTACTAAATCACCTCTAA
- a CDS encoding ABC transporter permease, producing MSSSYSPALNRRLFSWSLSEIRHGQLWPVSIALTLIIACIFALTALAERMEQVVVKQGKEALTADTVFATANPIPDVLYQATNEAGLTTSTQTRFATMAFSDQSMKLITVKSVDSAYPLRGEMVLSDDNQKYKAVSPGELWLDERLFSQLEVNIGDSVTVGDADFTVTGRIVEEPGLSFNPFQQMPSAFIHNTDLEKTGAVQLGSRVRYSLYINGDESDIEQVKQAIDLTPSDRWRDQNSASRTNEVFQRTEQYLSLTVAIVVIMAATTLVLTCQHYVATRRKTISMLKSLGASKRWIGRWLGIQVTILLSSASVIGVIIGIALEYLLRIPLVDLLPNPLPSYGLQPAFLSIITSILIAVPALGIPLLSLLNVSAMDVMQSQATAQRSRKTGWLILVPIVPMLFVYRENTLVWIVLGGMLALFVTLAVVSLVVTRMLGRLPLSTSFKLALSRINRSSLATGIQFGALALSLMLLAVMWLVRTDLLSDWQKTIPENAPNAFALNIAPYEKEAYISALDDHQIERSKAYPIIRGRLTEINGEDAKDKAQGEEGSDVLRREINFTFGKENPEHNIILQGEWTDRNGVSVESDVAEDFGLQIGDQLTFVINSQVVKANVNSIRHVEWRDMKPNFYFIFTPDVLKNIPATYLVSFRVEEQHNGVLNELSRSHPTVSLMDIRSMGAKIQELLTQIVWSITVLAALGVIAGVLLIFTLLRLSLGQRQSEIQLYRTLGASKKRVTRTIWAEYGLMALVAGLIATIGAEAVVGGIMSFGFDLSPNLHFSLWFALPLVTFCTLALVVNSLIKRLLVPINKEFS from the coding sequence ATGAGCTCGAGTTATTCTCCAGCCTTAAATCGTAGGCTGTTTTCATGGAGTTTGAGTGAGATACGTCATGGGCAGCTATGGCCAGTTTCGATTGCTTTAACACTAATTATCGCCTGTATTTTTGCTTTGACTGCGCTTGCTGAACGAATGGAGCAGGTTGTGGTGAAACAAGGTAAAGAGGCGTTGACAGCAGATACTGTGTTCGCAACCGCAAATCCAATCCCAGATGTGCTCTATCAAGCAACCAATGAGGCAGGGTTGACCACTTCCACTCAAACTCGCTTTGCCACTATGGCATTTAGTGATCAAAGCATGAAGTTGATTACCGTGAAATCGGTAGACAGCGCATATCCTCTCAGAGGGGAAATGGTGCTATCGGATGACAATCAAAAGTACAAGGCGGTTAGCCCCGGTGAGTTGTGGTTAGATGAGCGGCTGTTTTCTCAACTTGAGGTTAATATTGGTGACAGCGTCACTGTTGGTGATGCTGATTTCACGGTTACGGGGCGTATTGTTGAAGAGCCGGGACTTAGCTTTAATCCATTCCAGCAGATGCCGTCGGCATTCATTCACAATACAGATTTAGAAAAAACTGGGGCTGTTCAGCTAGGTAGCCGTGTCCGATACAGTTTGTATATCAATGGGGACGAGTCTGACATAGAGCAGGTAAAGCAAGCTATCGACTTAACTCCAAGTGATCGTTGGCGCGACCAAAATAGTGCTAGCCGAACCAATGAAGTATTCCAGCGTACTGAGCAGTACCTGTCACTCACGGTGGCGATTGTTGTTATCATGGCTGCGACAACGCTAGTGTTGACCTGCCAGCATTATGTTGCCACTCGCCGTAAAACAATATCGATGCTTAAAAGTCTCGGGGCAAGTAAACGTTGGATAGGGCGTTGGTTAGGTATTCAGGTCACTATCTTACTTAGCAGCGCTTCTGTTATTGGAGTGATAATTGGTATTGCACTTGAGTACTTACTGCGTATTCCACTTGTGGATTTATTACCAAACCCCTTGCCGAGTTATGGTCTTCAACCAGCGTTTCTTTCCATCATCACCAGTATTCTGATCGCAGTACCAGCACTCGGTATTCCTTTACTCAGTTTGCTGAATGTTAGTGCAATGGATGTCATGCAATCACAAGCAACGGCACAAAGAAGCCGCAAAACGGGTTGGCTGATCTTGGTTCCCATTGTGCCAATGTTATTCGTTTACAGAGAGAATACTTTGGTATGGATTGTACTGGGAGGGATGCTCGCTTTGTTTGTGACACTAGCAGTGGTGAGCTTGGTAGTGACCAGAATGCTTGGACGACTTCCGTTATCAACATCTTTCAAATTAGCGCTTAGCCGTATTAATCGATCTTCATTAGCTACGGGCATTCAGTTCGGTGCGTTAGCTCTTTCTCTGATGTTATTGGCGGTGATGTGGTTGGTTCGTACGGACTTGTTGTCAGATTGGCAAAAAACGATTCCTGAGAATGCGCCGAATGCTTTTGCGTTAAATATTGCTCCATATGAGAAAGAAGCCTACATAAGCGCGTTAGACGATCATCAAATTGAGCGTTCAAAAGCTTATCCGATCATAAGAGGCCGTTTAACGGAAATAAATGGTGAAGATGCTAAAGATAAGGCGCAAGGCGAAGAAGGTAGTGATGTACTACGCCGAGAAATTAATTTTACCTTCGGCAAAGAAAACCCTGAGCATAACATCATCTTGCAAGGTGAATGGACTGACCGCAATGGCGTTTCAGTCGAATCGGATGTCGCAGAAGACTTTGGACTTCAAATTGGGGATCAACTTACGTTTGTGATTAATAGTCAAGTCGTGAAGGCGAACGTCAACAGTATTCGTCATGTTGAATGGCGAGATATGAAGCCTAACTTCTATTTTATATTCACTCCAGACGTTTTAAAGAATATTCCTGCAACGTATTTGGTGAGTTTCAGAGTGGAGGAGCAGCACAATGGTGTCCTTAATGAGCTATCAAGAAGTCACCCAACAGTGAGTCTAATGGATATTCGCAGTATGGGTGCGAAAATTCAGGAGCTACTTACACAAATCGTTTGGTCAATTACTGTGTTAGCCGCGTTAGGTGTTATTGCTGGTGTGTTGTTAATCTTCACTTTGCTACGTCTCAGTTTGGGTCAGAGACAATCGGAAATACAGTTGTATCGAACGTTAGGAGCAAGTAAAAAGCGGGTTACTCGAACCATTTGGGCTGAATATGGATTAATGGCTCTTGTGGCAGGTTTGATCGCAACAATCGGTGCGGAGGCAGTGGTAGGGGGTATTATGTCATTTGGTTTTGATCTTTCTCCCAACTTGCATTTTTCACTCTGGTTTGCACTTCCTTTGGTGACTTTTTGCACACTTGCATTGGTTGTGAACAGCCTAATAAAACGGCTGCTAGTCCCTATAAATAAAGAGTTTAGCTAA
- a CDS encoding ABC transporter ATP-binding protein yields MHASVIKAESLSKVVSTNQEQLTILENVNIDIKEAESVAIVGTSGAGKSTLMTLLAGLDTPTSGDVHLLGRTLNTLNDEERAAIRSESVGFVFQSFLLIPSLSALENVTLPCLLKGENEDVDRAKALLTSVGLEHRIHHSPSQLSGGEQQRVALARAFMVQPKVLFADEPTGNLDQQTATKVIELLFELNKQHGTTLVLVTHDMKLAEQCDRRIHIQAGHVEES; encoded by the coding sequence ATGCATGCATCCGTAATTAAAGCTGAATCACTGTCCAAAGTAGTCTCTACTAATCAAGAGCAATTAACAATCCTAGAAAATGTAAATATTGACATTAAGGAAGCTGAAAGCGTCGCTATTGTTGGCACATCCGGCGCAGGTAAGTCTACGTTGATGACTCTGTTGGCTGGCCTAGATACACCAACGTCAGGTGATGTGCATTTACTAGGACGAACCCTCAATACTCTCAATGATGAGGAGAGAGCTGCGATTCGCAGTGAGTCGGTCGGTTTTGTTTTCCAAAGCTTTTTGCTTATTCCGAGCTTGAGTGCCTTGGAGAATGTCACTCTGCCTTGTTTGCTGAAGGGAGAGAATGAAGATGTAGACAGAGCCAAAGCTTTGCTGACCTCTGTGGGCTTGGAGCACCGTATCCATCATTCTCCGTCTCAGCTATCTGGCGGTGAGCAACAGCGTGTGGCGTTGGCTCGAGCATTTATGGTGCAGCCAAAAGTGTTGTTTGCAGACGAGCCAACAGGGAACTTGGACCAGCAAACGGCTACTAAAGTCATTGAATTACTGTTTGAGCTGAATAAACAGCACGGTACGACTCTAGTTTTGGTTACCCATGATATGAAGTTAGCTGAGCAGTGTGATCGCCGCATCCATATTCAAGCAGGGCATGTGGAGGAATCATAA
- a CDS encoding isopenicillin N synthase family dioxygenase: MKLETVDYLAEDAAQQFVTSLRETGFGVLKNHPIPKELVESIYENWYQFFMTERKNEFTYNVETQDGYFPPSVSEVAKGHTVKDIKEYFHIYPWGQMPEELKEQIMDYYDRANQFAQELLGWVEAYAPKEVQEKFSVALSEMIKDSDKTLLRVLHYPPMTGDEEPGAIRAAAHEDINLLTVLPAANEPGLQVKGKDGAWIDVPCDFGNLIINIGDMLQEASGGYFPSTTHRVINPTGERQETSRISLPLFLHPKPEVVLSERHTADSYLMERLRELGVI, encoded by the coding sequence ATGAAACTGGAAACTGTCGATTATTTAGCTGAAGATGCTGCTCAGCAATTTGTCACCTCACTTCGTGAGACTGGATTCGGTGTACTAAAAAATCACCCGATTCCAAAAGAGCTTGTGGAATCTATCTATGAGAACTGGTATCAGTTCTTCATGACGGAGCGTAAGAACGAGTTTACCTACAATGTTGAAACTCAAGATGGTTACTTCCCACCTTCCGTTTCAGAAGTTGCAAAAGGCCACACAGTTAAAGATATCAAGGAGTATTTCCATATCTACCCTTGGGGGCAGATGCCAGAAGAGCTTAAAGAGCAGATCATGGATTACTATGATCGTGCGAATCAATTTGCTCAAGAATTACTAGGCTGGGTTGAAGCATATGCACCGAAAGAGGTACAAGAAAAATTTTCTGTAGCGCTTTCTGAAATGATCAAGGATAGTGATAAGACGCTGCTTCGTGTCCTTCATTACCCACCAATGACAGGTGATGAAGAGCCTGGGGCAATCCGCGCTGCAGCTCATGAAGATATTAACCTGTTAACCGTTCTTCCAGCGGCAAATGAACCAGGCCTGCAAGTGAAAGGTAAAGATGGCGCTTGGATTGATGTGCCGTGTGATTTTGGTAATTTAATCATCAATATTGGCGACATGCTCCAAGAAGCTTCTGGTGGTTACTTTCCATCGACGACGCATAGAGTGATTAACCCTACTGGTGAACGTCAGGAAACATCGCGCATTTCATTGCCTTTGTTTTTGCATCCTAAACCAGAAGTGGTATTGTCTGAACGTCATACAGCCGACAGTTACTTGATGGAACGACTACGTGAGTTAGGTGTTATCTAA
- the fabV gene encoding enoyl-ACP reductase FabV: MIIEPMIEGVVARTAHPTGCEHSVIKQIEYSQQATPIKCGPKRVLIIGGSSGLGLAARIALTFGGANADTISVSYERGPSSRSVGSAGYFNDIFFQKHAQKSGRVAINIQGDAFLPQTKAEVIEAIETYFEGEVDLIIYSLASGVRPKPNSDDMWRSTIKPIGQDVSGSSVSLETDQWVETSLHSASEEETEATLKVMGGEDWENWIDALINAESIAEGCKTIAFSYIGPESTHAIYLDGTLGRAKIDLHQTSHALNLKMANFSGGAYATVCKALVTKASVFIPGLTPYILALYRVMKQEGTHEGCIEQMQRLFREKLYSGSSIRLDSERLIRMDDWELSPAIQSQVSVLLEKMNSQNFKELGDYAGFKQEFLNINGFGFSEIDYTKPVDLSDFTR; this comes from the coding sequence ATGATCATAGAACCCATGATTGAAGGCGTTGTTGCTCGTACCGCTCATCCAACCGGATGCGAGCATTCAGTAATAAAACAAATCGAATATTCACAACAAGCCACTCCAATAAAATGCGGGCCAAAACGCGTTCTTATCATTGGTGGTTCTTCTGGCCTTGGTTTAGCAGCGCGCATAGCACTCACCTTCGGTGGCGCAAACGCAGACACCATTTCCGTTTCATACGAACGAGGGCCCTCCAGTAGATCAGTAGGCTCTGCTGGTTATTTCAATGACATCTTCTTCCAAAAACACGCACAAAAGTCTGGCCGTGTTGCGATCAATATCCAAGGTGACGCTTTTTTACCTCAAACTAAAGCTGAAGTGATTGAAGCCATTGAGACCTATTTTGAAGGTGAAGTGGATTTAATTATTTATAGTTTGGCAAGTGGTGTTCGACCAAAGCCCAATAGTGACGATATGTGGCGTTCGACCATAAAACCGATTGGGCAGGATGTTTCAGGGTCGTCTGTATCTTTGGAGACCGATCAATGGGTAGAAACATCACTTCACTCAGCCAGTGAAGAAGAAACGGAAGCCACGCTAAAAGTGATGGGGGGAGAAGATTGGGAAAACTGGATTGATGCCTTGATCAATGCAGAGTCCATCGCTGAAGGCTGTAAAACTATTGCATTTTCTTACATTGGCCCAGAGTCGACACATGCAATCTATCTCGATGGAACGCTCGGGCGAGCAAAAATCGATTTACACCAAACCAGTCACGCTTTGAATCTTAAAATGGCAAACTTCAGTGGCGGTGCCTATGCCACGGTGTGTAAAGCACTGGTAACCAAAGCAAGTGTGTTTATTCCCGGCCTCACCCCGTATATTCTCGCCCTTTATCGGGTAATGAAACAGGAAGGAACTCATGAAGGCTGCATTGAACAAATGCAGCGCCTTTTCAGAGAGAAACTCTACTCAGGCTCCTCTATTCGTTTGGATAGTGAGCGATTGATCAGAATGGATGACTGGGAGCTGAGCCCAGCTATTCAGAGCCAAGTGAGTGTGTTGCTTGAAAAAATGAACAGTCAGAACTTCAAAGAGCTTGGTGACTATGCGGGCTTTAAGCAAGAGTTTTTGAACATTAACGGATTCGGATTCAGCGAAATAGACTATACCAAACCCGTTGACTTAAGTGATTTTACGCGCTGA
- a CDS encoding DNA-J related domain-containing protein translates to MNEHQEVAAQFQQYMENPLLWPIMEILRKQPSGWKVHTLSSHLSELELLPVLDGLPEKDLFKRNFLIMNALYQLQETLYPDNWLQVQAMDIVLMPQSRVFGHEVDHEDPLRDYYLDWHNYEAEEGEVKRLLNEFWTRYREFVGSTNDDMDRAKALSLFKLPRDASQTEIRKTWRKLALKWHPDRENGNSERFRVLCEAWHVLRH, encoded by the coding sequence ATGAACGAGCATCAGGAAGTCGCGGCCCAGTTCCAGCAGTATATGGAGAATCCTCTGCTGTGGCCTATCATGGAAATCCTCAGAAAGCAGCCTTCAGGATGGAAAGTTCATACATTATCTTCCCACCTCAGTGAGCTCGAACTGTTACCTGTACTTGATGGTTTACCGGAAAAAGATCTCTTCAAGCGCAATTTCTTAATCATGAATGCTCTGTATCAGCTTCAGGAAACCTTATATCCAGATAATTGGTTACAGGTGCAGGCGATGGACATTGTCTTAATGCCTCAGTCACGAGTGTTTGGTCATGAAGTGGATCATGAGGATCCGCTGCGGGATTATTATCTAGATTGGCACAACTATGAAGCAGAAGAGGGTGAGGTTAAACGCCTACTGAATGAATTCTGGACTCGATACCGAGAGTTTGTAGGCAGTACAAATGATGATATGGACCGTGCTAAAGCACTGTCCTTATTCAAGTTACCGCGCGACGCTAGCCAAACGGAAATACGTAAAACATGGCGTAAACTCGCGCTTAAGTGGCATCCAGACAGAGAAAACGGCAATAGTGAGCGTTTTCGAGTGCTTTGTGAAGCATGGCATGTACTCAGACACTAA
- a CDS encoding DUF2238 domain-containing protein — translation MNPNKASFSILHWLTAAYALVFLFSAISPSSYPVWIAEIIPALGILAVIWWVSRRFQFSNTAYCLMFIWLTLHTIGAKYTFAEVPFDWFNNLIGSERNHFDRVAHFSIGLYAYPIAEYLIKKQLMSIKLAMAFALFAIMSLAAGYEIIEWWYAALAGGDEGIAFLGSQGDIWDAQKDMLMDTLGALLSLTLLASQQRVLSSIQVR, via the coding sequence ATGAATCCAAATAAAGCTTCATTTTCAATATTACATTGGTTAACAGCAGCCTACGCTTTAGTTTTCTTATTTTCTGCTATATCCCCTTCTTCGTACCCAGTATGGATAGCAGAGATCATTCCTGCATTAGGAATCCTTGCCGTTATTTGGTGGGTCTCTAGACGCTTTCAGTTTTCCAACACTGCCTATTGTCTAATGTTTATCTGGCTAACCCTGCATACCATTGGGGCGAAGTACACCTTTGCTGAAGTACCATTCGACTGGTTTAACAACTTAATCGGTTCCGAAAGAAACCATTTCGATCGTGTCGCACACTTCTCTATCGGCTTATACGCCTACCCAATTGCTGAATACCTAATCAAAAAACAGCTGATGAGCATAAAGCTAGCCATGGCTTTCGCTCTTTTCGCAATAATGTCTCTTGCTGCAGGGTATGAAATTATCGAATGGTGGTATGCTGCCCTCGCAGGCGGGGATGAGGGCATTGCTTTTTTAGGCTCTCAAGGCGACATATGGGATGCACAAAAAGATATGTTAATGGATACGCTTGGTGCATTACTTTCATTAACCTTGCTTGCGTCTCAACAGCGGGTGCTCTCTTCTATCCAAGTTAGGTAA
- a CDS encoding ABC-ATPase domain-containing protein, which translates to MDQLTATLKKIEKQNYRAYQQIKGQYDFSDYTFYIDYVQADPYASASRVRAIRPWSVTGLQWLRDKSQTYQMAARDFIARSFAEFAKHENSISIALTGQTVLDSTAVLFTEAGIELRFRVNLPAEGRSVLGKKANNILTFHLPKFIRRATLERELDKEALIHHCEIVEDQEFIRSKLDELNLLAFVGNGSVLPRVAGNCDLPMKDAVTLKAPESLQVSFTTPNQGIVQGLGIKKGITLIVGGGFHGKSTLLNAIERSIYNHIPGDGRELVVTNLNAMKIRAEDGRCVHNLNLSNYINHLPMGRDTKDFSTQDASGSTSQAAWLQESIEAGVQGILIDEDTSATNFMIRDERMQALVSKGDEPITPLVDRIGQLRDELDISTVIVMGGSGDYLDVADTVIQMHDYQAVDVTEKAQQVVEQHPTERHNESENALRTFRPRALNRAALQKILADGKFRVSAKGIDSLRFGKEFTDLSALEQIESSSEINAIGWLWFQLAQLPGWSENPAKEVQQILQGDWCQNMPNQGDLAKPRTLDVMAALNRMRKSHFKATS; encoded by the coding sequence ATGGACCAGCTAACTGCTACGCTAAAAAAAATCGAAAAACAGAATTATCGCGCTTACCAGCAAATCAAAGGTCAGTACGACTTTAGCGATTACACATTCTATATCGACTATGTTCAGGCTGACCCTTATGCATCAGCTTCTCGCGTACGTGCTATCCGTCCTTGGTCAGTTACTGGATTACAGTGGTTACGTGATAAGTCTCAAACGTATCAAATGGCTGCTCGCGACTTTATTGCACGAAGCTTTGCCGAGTTTGCTAAGCATGAAAACAGCATCAGTATCGCTTTAACCGGACAAACCGTTTTGGATAGCACCGCTGTGTTGTTTACTGAAGCTGGCATCGAGCTCAGATTCCGCGTTAATCTTCCGGCAGAAGGCCGTTCAGTGCTGGGCAAAAAAGCCAACAATATTCTGACATTCCATCTTCCAAAGTTTATTCGACGTGCAACCCTAGAACGTGAGTTAGATAAAGAAGCCCTAATCCATCATTGCGAAATCGTTGAAGATCAGGAATTTATTCGTAGCAAGCTTGATGAGCTTAACCTACTTGCTTTTGTGGGTAACGGCTCTGTATTACCTCGTGTCGCTGGCAACTGTGATTTGCCGATGAAAGACGCCGTTACCCTTAAAGCTCCTGAATCTTTGCAAGTCAGCTTTACAACGCCAAACCAAGGCATTGTCCAAGGCTTGGGTATTAAAAAAGGCATTACTTTGATCGTCGGTGGCGGATTCCATGGTAAATCCACTCTTCTTAACGCCATTGAGCGCTCAATTTACAACCACATCCCTGGTGATGGACGTGAACTTGTAGTGACAAACCTGAACGCCATGAAGATACGTGCGGAAGACGGTCGCTGCGTGCACAATCTCAATCTTTCCAACTATATTAATCACCTTCCGATGGGCCGTGATACCAAAGACTTCTCCACTCAGGATGCATCAGGTTCAACCTCTCAAGCGGCCTGGCTGCAAGAGTCTATTGAAGCAGGTGTGCAAGGCATTCTAATTGATGAAGATACGTCTGCAACCAACTTTATGATTCGCGATGAACGTATGCAGGCTCTGGTTAGCAAAGGGGATGAACCAATCACCCCTTTAGTTGATCGTATTGGGCAGCTTCGCGATGAGCTAGATATATCGACTGTTATCGTCATGGGGGGATCTGGTGATTACTTGGATGTCGCTGATACCGTGATTCAAATGCACGATTACCAAGCCGTAGATGTCACCGAGAAAGCCCAGCAAGTGGTAGAGCAACATCCAACAGAGCGACATAATGAGTCAGAAAATGCTCTAAGGACATTCCGACCAAGAGCGCTCAACAGAGCAGCATTGCAAAAAATACTGGCTGATGGGAAATTCCGTGTGTCAGCAAAGGGCATAGACTCTCTGCGTTTTGGTAAAGAATTTACTGACCTCAGTGCGTTGGAGCAGATTGAGTCCAGCTCAGAGATCAACGCCATCGGTTGGCTGTGGTTCCAATTAGCACAATTGCCTGGTTGGTCTGAAAACCCTGCAAAAGAAGTCCAACAGATTTTACAGGGCGACTGGTGTCAAAACATGCCGAATCAAGGCGACCTTGCTAAGCCAAGAACTCTTGATGTCATGGCCGCGCTAAACCGGATGAGAAAGTCGCATTTTAAAGCGACATCGTAA